A part of Chroicocephalus ridibundus chromosome 5, bChrRid1.1, whole genome shotgun sequence genomic DNA contains:
- the MRPL1 gene encoding large ribosomal subunit protein uL1m gives MAAPVGRCLWRALAPRRGWVFPGLDQRLAAAPAVVSAAPPARPYAAAAKTAKKGSQKTKQEETKKKPATRRWPLMSKPVDDVYLTWYYERPSYDVEKAVGMLKKFQELDFTHPKQYVYINVFLDMALQKKKKVDPFASNVLLPYRFTDETNKVLVFTENEQEAEIARENGAAVVGGVELIKWILEDEIQVDFYVAVPAIMPKLIPLRNKLRRKYPSTKRNSLGHDIPKMLQLFREGLEYMVEDEHVIKTRIARLDMPTEQIVANLKAVIQDICTFKPSTQGPFVQKLVIRSSTSEGLLLNLDGLLPQAEKAEGEKNVEDEEEPAEDEEKRVQEPVST, from the exons atggcggcgcccgtGGGACGCTGCCTGTGGAGAG CGCTGGCCCCGCGTCGCGGATGGGTCTTCCCCGGGCTCGACCAGcgcctggccgccgcccccgccgtggtgagcgccgcgccgcccgcccggccgtaCGCAGCCGCAGCCAA AACTGCAAAAAAAGGTTCACAAAAGACCaagcaggaagaaacaaaaaagaaaccagcGACTAGGAGGTGGCCGCTGATGAGCAAGCCTGTGGATGATGTATACTTAACGTGGTATTATGAGCGGCCCTCCTATGATGTGGAAAAGGCTGTGGGTATGCTAAAGAAATTTCAGGAACTGGACTTCACTCACCCCAAACAGTATGTCTATATTAACGTATTCCTAGATATGGCGCTACAGAAAAAG aaAAAAGTGGATCCATTTGCAAGCAATGTTCTTCTTCCATATCGTTTTACAGATGAAACGAATAAGGTCTTGGTTTTCACAGAG AATGAGCAAGAAGCTGAAATAGCTCGAGAGAATGGAGCTGCTGTTGTGGGAGGAGTTGAATTAATCAAAtgg aTTTTGGAAGATGAAATCCAAGTGGACTTCTATGTAGCTGTTCCTGCAATAATGCCTAAGCTAATACCATTAAGGAACAAACTAAGACGAAAATACCCAAGTACAAAAAGAA attccCTGGGCCATGATATTCCCAAAATGCTGCAACTATTCAGAGAAGGTCTTGAGTATATGGTAGAAGATGAGCATGTAATCAAGACAAGAATAGCAAGA CTGGATATGCCTACTGAGCAGATAGTTGCCAATCTAAAAGCAGTTATCCAGGATATCTGCACGTTCAAGCCATCGACTCAGG gtCCTTTTGTGCAGAAGTTGGTTATTAGATCTTCAACCAGTGAAGGTTTGCTATTGAACCTTGATGGACTTCTACCTCAGGCggagaaggcagaaggagaaaaaaatgtagaagatGAAGAGGAGcctgcagaagatgaagaaaaacgtGTCCAAGAACCTGTTAGTACCTGA